A window of the Gemmatirosa kalamazoonensis genome harbors these coding sequences:
- the mscL gene encoding large-conductance mechanosensitive channel protein MscL, translating into MWNDFKAFVMRGNVMDLAVGVIIGAAFGAIVKSLVDDIIMPPIGLMTGGLDFSNQFVLLKAGAKAPPPYATPAAAHDAGAVTLNYGAFLNNVLTFLIVALAIFMIVRLVNRLYQQPAPPTPDSKPCPYCTMTVSLQASRCPHCTSELTKALPA; encoded by the coding sequence ATGTGGAACGACTTCAAGGCGTTCGTGATGCGCGGCAACGTGATGGACCTCGCCGTCGGCGTCATCATCGGCGCCGCGTTCGGCGCCATCGTCAAATCGCTCGTCGACGACATCATCATGCCACCGATCGGCCTCATGACCGGTGGGCTCGACTTCAGCAATCAGTTCGTCCTCCTGAAGGCGGGCGCGAAGGCGCCGCCGCCGTACGCCACCCCCGCCGCGGCCCACGACGCGGGGGCGGTGACGCTGAACTACGGCGCGTTCCTGAACAACGTGCTCACGTTCCTCATCGTCGCCCTGGCGATCTTCATGATCGTGCGGCTCGTGAATCGCCTCTACCAGCAGCCGGCCCCGCCGACGCCCGACTCGAAGCCGTGCCCCTACTGCACGATGACCGTGTCGCTGCAGGCGAGCCGCTGCCCCCACTGCACCTCGGAGCTGACGAAGGCGCTGCCGGCCTGA